One part of the Solanum dulcamara chromosome 3, daSolDulc1.2, whole genome shotgun sequence genome encodes these proteins:
- the LOC129882417 gene encoding wall-associated receptor kinase 2-like — protein MYCVRVAWLCLFGLLLMSTTIGAAAANTMVPRTITKGVNITKPGCQKKCGNLIVPYPFGIGKNSGCAIDPWFVINCNTSFNPPRPFMGDLHIYDISDAQIRIGTYVAKKCYNSLGNVTYDKGAWATVGGTSSSPFTISEQNKFTVLGCDDASSITGSEQFRANATSVCISLCQRPEDVLQGYCSGIGCCQTSVPKGLKYYLFSLYSFGNHSRVWSYDPCGYAFLGEKDSFVFRGLSDFRDPTLVQRIVDTVPVVVDWVIGNLSSCVDARKREDYACQANSFCIDLDNGLRGYRCSCNPGFEGNPYLATGCQDIDECADPKANPCEKICTNTPGNFNCTCPRGYYGDGLKNGRGCTTKNSQFPLIKVSLGLGFGFLSLVIGSSWAYLIFKKRKLIRLREKFFQQNGGVLMKQQISSNEGGVESAKIFTAQELEKATNKYADDRILGRGGYGTVYKGLLPDKRIVAIKKSIMMDDSQIEQFINEVIILTQVNHQNVVKLIGCCLEAEVPLLVYEYVSHGTLFQHICMSGGVTSNWLSWENRLRIGEEAAGALAYLHSAASKPIIHRDVKSANILLDEYYTAKLADFGASRLVPLDHTQVTTLVQGTLGYLDPEYFHTSQLTDKSDVYSFGVVLAELLTGKKPLCMERTQEERNLASFFLISMKENRLFKILEPRLLREGSLEQLQVAAELVKRCLQLNGEERPTMKEVAIELECLRKFNKNPWTRDQQGNDEYVGLVDENEPLDLYSIQAESYTNASEILGQFNLDSSNQMIFPGNSPR, from the exons GATGTCAACTACTATTGGTGCTGCAGCTGCCAACACTATGGTCCCAAGAACCATAACGAAAGGTGTGAACATTACCAAGCCAGGATGCCAAAAGAAATGCGGGAATCTAATAGTTCCATACCCATTTGGTATAGGGAAAAATTCAGGATGTGCAATTGATCCCTGGTTTGTAATcaactgtaacacttctttcaacCCTCCTAGACCATTCATGGGTGATCTTCACATCTACGACATCTCTGATGCCCAAATTCGCATCGGTACATACGTGGCCAAGAAATGTTACAATTCCCTAGGAAATGTCACCTATGACAAGGGAGCATGGGCAACTGTTGGTGGAACTAGCAGCAGCCCTTTCACCATCTCGGAACAAAACAAATTCACCGTCTTAGGCTGTGACGATGCTTCTTCAATCACTGGGAGTGAACAATTCAGGGCTAATGCCACGAGTGTTTGCATCTCCCTATGTCAACGGCCAGAGGATGTGCTACAAGGATATTGTTCCGGCATTGGTTGCTGCCAGACATCAGTTCCCAAGGGTCTAAAGTATTATCTATTTTCCCTATATAGCTTTGGTAATCATTCGAGAGTCTGGTCATATGATCCTTGTGGTTATGCTTTTTTAGGCGAAAAGGATAGCTTTGTTTTCAGGGGCTTGTCAGATTTTCGTGATCCCACACTTGTGCAAAGGATTGTAGATACTGTTCCTGTAGTCGTAGATTGGGTGATTGGAAATTTGAGCTCATGTGTAGACGCCCGAAAACGAGAAGATTATGCTTGTCAAGCAAATAGTTTTTGTATCGATTTAGACAATGGTTTGAGAGGATATCGTTGCAGTTGCAATCCAGGATTTGAAGGAAATCCATATCTTGCCACAGGCTGCCAAG ATATTGATGAATGCGCGGATCCAAAAGCCAATCCCTGTGAAAAGATCTGCACTAATACACCAGGAAACTTCAATTGTACATGTCCCCGCGGGTACTATGGTGATGGCCTCAAAAATGGGCGCGGTTGTACTACTAAAAACTCTCAATTCCCACTGATCAAGGTTTCTCTTG GCTTGGGATTTGGCTTCTTGTCTCTAGTAATTGGTTCGAGTTGGGCATACCTTATCTTCAAGAAGAGGAAGCTCATCAGGCTTAGGGAGAAATTCTTCCAACAAAATGGTGGCGTACTAATGAAACAACAAATCTCGTCAAATGAAGGTGGTGTAGAATCTGCCAAGATTTTCACGGCACAGGAGCTAGAGAAAGCTACCAACAAGTATGCAGACGACAGAATCCTTGGGCGAGGTGGTTATGGTACGGTTTACAAAGGACTTTTACCTGATAAACGCATTGTTGCGATCAAAAAGTCGATAATGATGGATGACAGTCAAATAGAACAATTCATTAATGAGGTGATTATTCTTACGCAAGTTAATCATCAAAATGTGGTGAAACTCATAGGGTGTTGTTTAGAAGCAGAAGTTCCTTTACTTGTATACGAATACGTCTCTCATGGAACACTATTCCAGCATATATGCATGAGTGGTGGAGTAACTAGTAATTGGTTATCTTGGGAGAATCGTTTAAGGATCGGTGAAGAAGCTGCTGGCGCGCTTGCATATCTTCATTCTGCAGCCTCGAAGCCTATTATACATAGGGACGTCAAGTCTGCTAACATACTATTAGATGAATATTACACCGCAAAATTAGCAGATTTTGGAGCATCGAGGCTAGTTCCATTAGATCATACACAAGTCACAACTCTAGTTCAAGGTACATTAGGATATCTCGATCCTGAATATTTCCACACAAGTCAATTAACTGATAAGAGCGACGTCTACAGCTTTGGAGTTGTCCTGGCAGAACTTTTAACCGGGAAGAAGCCACTTTGCATGGAAAGAACACAAGAAGAAAGAAATTTGGCATCTTTTTTCCTCATATCGATGAAGGAAAATCGTCTGTTTAAAATTTTAGAGCCGAGATTATTGAGAGAAGGATCACTAGAACAACTTCAAGTTGCAGCTGAACTTGTCAAGAGATGCCTTCAATTGAACGGCGAGGAAAGACCTACGATGAAGGAAGTTGCAATTGAACTTGAATGTCTAAGGAAATTCAACAAAAATCCTTGGACTCGTGATCAACAAGGAAACGACGAGTATGTGGGCTTAGTGGATGAAAATGAACCATTGGATCTTTATAGCATTCAAGCTGAGTCATACACAAATGCCAGCGAAATTTTGGGACAATTCAACTTGGATAGTTCTAATCAGATGATATTCCCAGGAAATAGTCCACGATGA